Genomic window (Acidobacteriota bacterium):
ATGACGACGAACGCGGTGGGAAGTGACGAGTGGATCGGCGTTGACGACATTAACGTCACGGCAGGACCCGCGGCACCGACCCAGCACGTCCTCGATTTCAATGGCGACGGCAAAACCGACTACGCGCTCGTCCGCAATATCGGCGGCGGGCCGAGCGGACAGATTCGCTGGTTCATCAACTACACCGGCACGGCAACGACCGTTGCCTCGGATTGGGGACTTAACGGGGACAATTATGTGCCGGCGGATTACGACGGCGACAACAAATCCGACATCGCCGTTTGGCGCGGATTGACCAACAATCAGCCGAGCGGAAACGCGTTCTTCTACATTCTGCAAAGCCAGACCAATACGGTCCGGATCGACGATTTCGGCATCACAGGAGACAATCCGAGTGTTGTCGGCGATTATAACGGCGACGGCAAGGACGATGTCGCGGTCTACCGGCCGGGCGCATCGGTTGGACAGAACAGCGTCTGGTACTGGAGGACTGCCGTGGCCGGACCGATCAGCAACCAGATTTGGGGCCTCAACGGTGATTTCCCTGCACCCGGAGACTACGACGGGGACGGAAAGAACGACTTCGTCATCCAGCGCAACAACGGCGGCGGCAACGCGATCTTCTGGTTCAATAGAACAACGGCCGGGATCTCAAACACGGTTTTCGGGACTCCGACGGATCAGATCGTACCGGGCGATTATGACGGCGACGGCAAAACCGATCTCGCCACCGTAAGGGCCTTCGGCGCTGCCATCCTTTGGTGGCATCTCAGAAGTTCGGACGGAGCGGCCGTGCAAACGGTCTTCGGAGTGGCCGCGACGGATTTTCCGCTTCCGGGTGATTACGACGGAGACGGCAAATCCGACCACGCCATCTGGCGGACAAGCGCGGTGGCCGGAGAGAGTGCTTTCTGGTTCCTCGGCTCGACGAGCGGCGCTTTCAGCCAACCAATGGGTTCCAGCGGAGACTTTCCGGTCGCCAATGCCCTTAATAACTAGCTGCAACGATTGCTTGAAATAAGAGACCGGGAAGCCGCAAAGCTTTCCGGTCTTTTTGTCTCGCTCAGACGATCTCCAGTTCCCGAAGGCAACGTTCGATCCGTTGATAGGTATGCTCGATGTCGTTGTCGAGCCCGATCGAGAATCGCACCAGCCCTTCGCTGAGTCCAATCGCGTCGCGTTCCTCTTTTGGAATCTCGGACGAAGTGCTGTGTCCCGGAGGCGAGAACAGAGTCTTGAAGTATCCGAGGCTGACCGCCAGATAACCGACCTTTTCCTGCTGCATTCGCGTCATCAGTTTGTTCGCCGTCTCAAGTTCGCCGACGTCGAGCGCGATCATCCCGCCGAAACCGTAGCCCGGGTTCATAAACGACGTCAGCAATTCGTGCTGCGGGTGTTCCGGCAGTCCGGGATAATGAACCTTAAGGCCGAGTCCTTTGAACCGCTCCGCGAGAAACTGCGCATTCGTGCTGTGCTGGCGCATTCGAAGATGCAGCGAATGCAGATTTTTGAGAATGCTCGCGGCGCGCATCGAATCGAGCACCGCGCCGAGGAGCATCGCCGTCCCCGACGTAATGTCCGTCAACCGATGAACGAATTCGTCGCTCGCGCAAACCGCGCCCGCGACGCAATCGCTCGTGCCGTTGATGAACTTCGTCATACTGTGGACGACGATGTCGGCGCCGAGCCGGATCGGCGAAACGATCAGCGGGCTGAACGTGTTGTCGACGACGAGTTTCGCGTTATTTGCCTTCGCAATCTCCGCGATGCGCGGAATATCTGCGATCTCGAGCAGCGGATTGCTCATCGTCTCGCAGTAGATCACCCGCGTCCGTTCGTTGATCTTCGCCGCGATCTCGTCGAGATTCCGGATGTCCACAAAGTTCACTTTGATCCCGAACCGCGGCAGAATATTCTTGAACAGCGCGTAGGTTCCGCCGTAGATCGTGTGGGCGGCGATAATTTCGTCGCCGGCGTCGCAGATCTGAAGTATCGTCGAACTGATCGCGGCCATCCCCGAAGCGGCGACCTGCGCCGATTCGCTGTCCTCCATTCTGGCAAGCGCCTTGGCGAGATATTTGTTGGTCGGATTCCAATGGCGTGAATAGAGGAAACAGCCTTCGATCTCGTGTTCGAAGAGTTCCTCCATCCGCTCGGGCGTCATAAAGGTAAATGTCGAGGAATCGGTGATCGACGGATTTACATCGCCGAATTCACCGAAAACCAGATAATCCTGAATTCTGCTGCTAGGGTCGAACATAAGTCACCTCTTTAGTGCATAGTGCTTAGTGCATAGTGCATAGTGCATAGTGACTTCGTCTCTGCACTTTGCACTCTCTCTCCACTCTGCACTCTGCACTTTGCACTCTGCACTATCTACTGTCTCCACTTTTTCACTTTTCATCCTTCGCTTCCGTGACGGCAATCACCGGACACAGGGCATTTTCGATGATTCCGGCGACTTTGCCGGCGGCCGAACCATCGGCAAAGAAACGGTGCTTCACACCGACCACGATGAGATCCGCATTCGCGGATTCTTCGACGAGTTCGGCAAAAATGTCACCCTTCTTTTCGACTTCGCGGAGTCGGCAACGAGTCTTGATCTCGTCCGTCGGACAGGGTGTTTTTCCGCTTCGGATGACGACGAGGTCCGCGTCGAATCGGGACGCCGCGTCGACCGCGTATTTCAGCGCGGCGGCAGATTCCTCGGAATCGTCGATGGGACAGAGAATCGTCCTAATTGCGGCGTCAATGTCCGCATCGACCTTCGCGCCGACGGTCAAAACCGGCACACGGCTTTCACGGAGCACTGTTTCCGCGACCGAACCGAAACGGAGCTTTGCGATGCCGCCGCGGCCGCGCGTGCCGAGCGCGATCAGCATCGTCGTCTTCTTTTCAGCATCTTCGAGAATCGCGGCAGACGGCGAATCGTCAACGACGAACGAATCGAATTTCGCATCGGCGGTCAGGTTTCCACGCGCAAAGGCGTTGATCTGCGCCAGATTGGCGTCGTCGGTGCGTTGTTCCTCGGAAAGCAGTTCGTCGAGCTGCGACTCAGTAAAATATGGAGGAAGATCGGGTTCGACGGCGTGTACGATCTTCAGTTTCGCGCCGAGCGCATTCGCGAATTTGTCCGCAAACCGCAACGCGATGGCCGACTGCGGACTAAAATCGGTCGGACAAAGCACCGTCGGCTCATCCGGTCCGCGCATCGGTTCGGGATGTTTGCGGCGCTCGCTGAGATAGAACAGGACCGGCACCGCCATCCGCGAAAGCAGCAAGGACGCGACTTCTCCGGCCATCAGCGAGATCGCAAGTCCCTGAAATATCGGATCGGCGAGCATCACCGCCGATCCGGCGATGACCGCGGCCGCCGTCAGCAGCATCGGCCGGAAACGAACCGCACCGGCATCGACGACCGCATCGATCAGAGACATCCCGTGTTTCATCCGCAGTTCGACGAAATCGACGAGAATAATCGAATTGCGGACGACGATTCCCGCACCGGCGATGAAACCGATCATCGACGTTGCCGTAAAAAACGCGCCCATCAAAGCGTGGGCCGGCAGAATCCCGACGAGCGAGAACGGGATCGCCGCCATTATCGTCAAGGGCGTCTTGAACGATTGAAACCAACCGACGACGAGGATATAGATCAGGACCATCACGACCGCGAAGGCCAACCCGAGGTCGCGAAACACCTCGTACGTAATGTGCCACTCGCCGTCCCACTTCATCGCATACTTGTCCGTCAAAAACGGCTGCGCGGCGACGTAGCGCTCAAGCGCGTATCCCTCGGGAAGCTTCATCGCCTCGATCGAATCGTTGAGACCGAGAATCGCGTAAACGGGACTCTCGACCGCGCCGGCGACGTCCGCGGTGACATAGACGACCGGCATCAGGTTCTTGTGATAGATGCTCTTGTCCGATCTGACTTCTTTGATTTCGACCAGTTCGCTTATCGGAACCAGGTTCCCGGCGGCGCCCACGACCTTGATCTGCTGAAGATCGTCGAGACTTGTGCGTTCCGCTTTCGGAAGCCGCAGATTGATGAACGCGTCTTCCTTTTCAGTCGGCACGTGGAGCAGTCCGACGTTCGCGCCGTCGAGCGCGAGACGCACGGTGTTCGCGATCTGCTCGGCCGAGACCCCGCTGATCGCGGCTTTTTCCTTGTTGATCAGCAGATTGAATTTCGCTTGGTTGTCCTCGACGAACCAATCGACGTCGACGACGCCTTCGGTTTTGTCGAGAATGTCGCGGACGCCGCGCGCGATCTCGATCTGGCGCTCATAATTCGGCCCGTAAACTTCGGCGACGATCGTCTGCAATACGGGCGGACCGGGCGGAACTTCGGCGACCTTGATGCGCGCGCCGTATTTGACCGCGATCTTCTGCAACTCCGGCCGGACGCGCTTTGCGATGTCGTGGCTCTGGTCGGAACGCTCGCCTTTTTCGAGCAAATTGACCTGAATGTCCGCGACGTTCGAGCCGCTCCGCAAGAAGTAATGGCGGACGAGACCGTTGAAATTGTATGGCGACGCGGTGCCGACATATGTTTGATAGTCGACGACTTCGGGAACGGTTCCGACAAACGCCGCGAGTTCGCGCGTGATCGCCGCGGTCTGTTCGAGCGTCGAGCCTTCAGGCATATCGACGATCACCTGAAACTCGCTCTTGTTGTCGAACGGCAGCATTTTCACCTTGACGAACTTCAGCGCGACAAGAGACATCGAACCGAGCAGCAGCACGACGACCCCGATCAGAAACGTGAACCGCCACACCGGTTTGACGATGATCGACGTCATCACCTTGCGATAGAGCCGCGTCGTGAATCCCTCGTCGCCGTGTTCGTGAACGGCATCGCGTTTGAGCATTTTGAGTGCTGCCCAAGGCGTGACCACAAACGCGACGATCATCGAAAAGACCATCGCCGCCGACGCGCCGACCGGGATCGGACGCATATACGGTCCCATCAATCCGCTGACGAACGCCATCGGCAGGATCGCGGCGATGACGGCGAACGTCGCGAGGATCGTCGGATTTCCGACCTCGTCGACCGCGTCAATCGCGATCGAAACGAGCGAACGCCCCTTGTTTTCCGGCAATCCGTAATGCCGCGTCATATTTTCGACGACGACGATCGCGTCGTCGACGAGAATTCCGATCGAAAAGATGAGCGCGAAAAGCGTGATCCGGTTGAGAGTGTAACCGTAAAGATAGAAGACCGTCAGCGTCAGCGCGAGTGTCACCGGAATCGCGGTGGCAACGATTCCCGATTCGCGCCAGCCCAGCGCGAGCATGATCAGCGCCGAAACGGACGCGATCGCGATGAGCATATGAAGCAGCAGTTCGTTCGATTTTTCGGCGGCAGTTTCGCCGTAGTTTCTGGTCGTTGTGACACGCACGTCCTTCGGAATGAACGAAGCTTTCATCGACTCGACCTTTTCAAGTATCTTGTCGGCGATCTCGATCGCGTTCGTTCCCTTGCGTTTCGAAACGGCCAGCGTGACGGCGGGTTCAATGCCGTTCTGTGCGGTTTCCCCGGCCGTGTGTTTCTCACCCGGGCCGTGGCCGAACATCACGTAATCGGCCGGCTCCTCGGGTCCGTCGGTGATCGTCGCGACGTCACGCAAAAAGACCGGACGACCACCGAAGACCCCAACGACGACATTGCCGACGTCCTCGGCAGACGTCAGAAAACTTCCGGTTTCAACCAAGGCCTCGCGGTTTTGAGCGGCGATCTTACCCGAGCTGAGTTGCCGGTTCGACTGATCGATCATCGGAATGATCGCCGCCGGCGCGATCCCGCGCGAGGACATTTTCGCACCGTCAAGCAGTACGCGCAGTTGGCGCCTTTGGCCGCCGATGATCTTGACCTCCGAAACGTCGGCGACCTCCTTGATCTGATCGGTCATCTGCGCGGCGATTCGCCGGAGAGTGAAATGATCGTATGTCTTTGCCGAAAGCGTCAGCGCGAGGATCGGCACGTCGTCGATCGAGCGCGGTTTGACGAGCGGCGGCGACGCGCCCGGCGGGACGAGATCGAGATTTGCGTAGAGCTTTTGATTGAGGCGGACGATCGCGTCTTCCTCGTTCTGCCCGACCTTGAAACGCACGATCGCGAGAGACATTCCGGGCGACGAGGTCGAATAGATGTACTCGACGCCGGGAATTTCCCAGAGGAGTTTCTCCATCGGCTTCGTGACGCGTTCTTCAACTTCCTTCGATGACGCGCCCGGCATCTGAACCATCACATCGACCATCGGGACGATGATCTGCGGCTCTTCCTCGCGCGGAAGCATAAAGACCGCCCCGATGCCGAGCAGGATCGACGCCGCGACGATCAGCGGAGTGAGTTTCGATTGTATGAACGCGCCGGCGAGTCGTCCGGCGAAACCCGTGGATTTATCTGTGTGTTCGGCTCCTTCCTTCATTTCTTGCTCCGCGGAACTCAGAACCTCACCTTCGCGCCGTCGGTGACGCGCGCGGTGTCGGCGGAAACGTAGTCGTCGCCTTCCGACAGTCCGGACAAGATCTCGACGAATCCATCGGACGTCTTGCCGGTCGTGACGATTCTAAACTGCGCCAGTCCGTCGGCGCCGACAACAAAAACTCCCGAGAGCTGGCCGCGCTGGACCAATGCGCCCTGCGGAACCGTGATCGCTTCCTTCTGCGCGATCGGGAACCGTGCCAGGCCATATAGCCCGGTCCTGAGCAACGAATTCGCGGGGAGATCGATCTTCACGGTGTAGCTGCGGCTCGCCGCGTCGGCGGACGGAAGGATCTCGGACACTGTTCCGAGTATCTCCGCGTCGCCGATCGCGTCGATCCGGACCTGAACGCGATTGCCGACGCGGAAAAGCTTCGAACGCGATTCTTCGACGGCGGCTTCGAGTCTGTAAAGCGAACTGTCCTCGATCGAGAGCAACGGCATTCCGGGCGAGGCGACGGCGCCCGTTTCGGCGAACTTCTTGATGATCAGGCCCGAAACGGGCGATGTGATCTTTGAATAGCTTTCAAAAACCTTGCTCCCCGAGATCTCGGCGCGCGCTTGATCGATCCTGGCGTTGATCTGTTTCTTCTTGGAGATGATCGTCTCGACGTTGGCCTTTGCGCGATCGACCTCGGAGACGGCGACCTTCAGGCGTGACTGCGCTTCGTCGAATTCCTGAGCGCTCGCCGAACGCCGCTCGTAGAGTTCCTTGATCCGGCCAAAAGTTTTCTCCGCGAGCGCTTTGTTCTCTTCGGCGGTCTTGACGCCGGCCCTTGCCGCAATGACCGATTTGTCGATCTCGACGAGCGCCGCCTGAGCTTCTTTCAATCCGCCCTCGGCGCGCTGTTTCTGGGTTTGACTCTCGCGATTGTCGATCTCCACAAGGACTTGGCCGCGCGCGACGGTGTCGCCCTCGCCGACCGGAAACGCGACGATTCGGCCCATCATATTCGCCGACACATCGGTCGTCTTCGCAGCTTTGACGGTGCCCGTCGCCTCATAAAAATCCTCGATTGAAGATTTGGTAACCTTGGCGATCGTCACATTCTGAACTTCCGCCGCCGGCGCGACCTTGGCGGATTCTTCCTTTTTGCCGCAACCGATCAGAGTCAGAGCAAGAACCCCGACAATGATCACATATCCCGATTTGACGTTCATAACGTTCATTCCTTTGTTGGCGGTGGTTTCAACCATGATGTCGATCTTGCAACATACGCTTTCGGCTAAGTTGAATACCGCTTTCCAAAATCAAAAATCAGAACGCGCTTGCGTTCGTTAGTCTTCCGGTGGCCAACAACACCGACGCGTAGCTGACGTAATACTCGTACCGCGATGCGAGCAGATTGTGTTTCGCCCGGACCAGCGCCGACTCCGCGCGCAGGACTTCGTTGAATGTCGTCAGGCCGAATTTGTATCGGTCCTGAACGATGCGCAACGCTTCGGTGGCCTGTTCGATCGTTTTGACGGAAACCTGTATCCGCGCCCTCGCGGTCTTGAAATTCTGTTCGGCGCGAATGACCTCGAGCCGGATCTGATTCGCAAGCGCATCCAGTTCGGCGGCGGCGATCGTCTCGGCGGTCACGGTCTGCTCGATACGGGCCTTGCGGCCGGGATCGAACAGCGTGTAGGTCAAATTCACTCCGACCGTGTAATCGGTGCTGCCGTTTGCGAGATAGGGCGAACTGTAGCCTAAATTACCGAAAGCATTGACGCTCGGCAGTTTCTGATCCCGGACGCCGCGGGATCGCGCGCGGGCGACCTCGAGCGCGATCTCGGCGCGCTTGTAATCGGCGCGATTCTCGAATGCGGCCCGCAGGAGCTCCTCACGCGAATCGATCGGAAAGTAACGTTCGACGATGCTTGTCGTGTATTCGAACTCGAATTCCGGAGGAGCGCCGAGCGCGATATTGAGCGCCGCCGCAGTCGTAACGACGTTGCTTTCGGCTTCGAGCTTTTGTTGATTGACATTCGCCGCTTCGACCTCGGCAGCGAGAAAGTCGGCGTCGGTCGTCATCCCGACCTCGACCATATCCTTTGCCTTTTTGACGTTCGCCTCGGCCGACCGTAAAGCTTCGTCGTTCACCATCAGCATTTCCTTCGCGAGGACGGCGGCAAAATAGTTGCGGACGACATCGAACCGGAGTTGTTGCCGGATCGATTCGCCCTGAAACTCGGAACGCCGTTTTTCAAGTTCCGCCTGCGAAACGCGCGAACGCGTCTGGCGCTGGTCGAAGAGCGGTTTTTGAACGCTGATCGCGGTTCTGAAGTTGAACAATCCATCGGGATCGTTGAGCGCGTCAAGCGCGAAATTCGACGAACGGAAGCGGCCTTGCTCGAGCCTCGACCCGAAAACAAAGACCGGATTGTTCGAACGGATGATGCTTTGCGTGAACTGAACTATCGGCTGTTTCCCGGTCTTTGCTTCGGCGAGCGCCGCTTCGTTGGATTTTATCGCCGCATCTGCAATTCGCGTCCGCGGGTCTTGACCAAGGGCCTTTTCGGCCGCATTCTCGACCGAAAGAGCCGGCGGGAAAACCTGTTGGGCGGCGCCGGGCAAAACGGCGAGAACGAACAACAATAGCGTTGTCAGTAGATTGTGCGACTTCCTTTGCGCGGGCATACGATGCACTCCAAAAACGCGGATCAGTTTTCTCGGAAGCCTGCCTTTCGCAGAATCGTGATCATCGGGCACCAGCCGGAAAAGGCCGATTGCATTAAATTCAAGCCGACGAAAATGGTGAAATAGAAGAAATACGGACTGACGTAGATACCGAGAACGACGCTCAAGACGACGAACGCTCCGGCGATCAGATGCAGCATATTGTTAACTGTCATATCAATACCTCCATTCATTAGCGTATAACCATATAGTTATACGCTATATCTAAGGTAAGCTTCTTCACTTGCCTTGTCAAGCGGCCATCACAGACGCGAAAGCAAACTTCCCAAGATCACTCGTTCAGCAACTTTTCGACATCCGATCGGAGCGTCGATTCGAGAACGATCCCCGTATATTTTTTCGCCAACGATCCTTTCTTGTCATATAAAAAAGTGGTCGGCAAAACCATCTCGGCGTCGGTGTTCGGATCGCGCCCGGGACGGAGGATCTCATACGTGATCTTGTATTTCTCGACGAACGGCGCGATCGGTCGCGGATCTTCATCGACCGAAACGCCGACGAATACGACGCCGCGCGGCGTTAGTTCCGTCGCCGCGCTGACCAGTCCGGGAGTTTCAAAACGGCACGGACCGCACCAGGTCGCCCAGTAATTAACCACCAGGACCTTGCCGCGCTGATCCGCGAAGTTCCAAGCTTCACCATTCATTTTGCGAAGCGCGAAATCGGGCGTCGGTTTTCGATCTTCAGGCTTCCAGGGGCCGAACTGCCACCACGAAGGCGGCGCGAGAAAATAGAGTATCGCAACGCTGATCGATAGCGTGATCGCCCACTCGATCAGATTCCGGCGGCGTAATTTCGGTTTCTTGTTTTCGACCGCATCGTCTCGATGAATCATATGTTCAGTATCCGTCTCAGATTGCCACCGAAGATCGCTTCGGCGTCCGCCTTTCCGATACCGATCTCGGCCAGGACCCGGGACTGAACGTCGAAAACCTCTACAATCCAACCGCGCGGGAAAAACGAAGAGTCGGTTCCGAAAAGCAGGCGTTCAGGCCCGACGACCTTCAGCGTTTTTTCGAAGACCTTGGCAAGTTCGAGATCCGGCGCCTCATAGTTCATCCATTTGTTGCTGCTCGAACTGTCGATGTAGATATTCGGGCACAGATCGGCCGCCATCAGCGTCTCTCGCCAAAGTCCGGCGCCGAAATGCGGAATGATGAAACTCACCGTCGGAAATTCGCTCGCGAGTTTATGAACTTCCAGCGGACTCGAGAGCCGCAAGTCGAACACGCTCTTCAATCCGATCTTCTTCCGGATCCCAACGCTCAACGCGCCGCAATGGACAAATATCGCCGTTCCCGGACGATTGCCGGCGAGTTCCGCTATCGCCCGGACATTCGGATCGTCAGCGACGGAGAATCCGTGCATCGCCGGAAAAAGGCAGATCACTTTCAGCCGCAGTTCGTCAAAGGCGCGCCCCGCGCGTTCGACGGCATTCTCCTGCAACGGATTGAAAAAGAAACCGCCGCTGACACGTTCCGGAAACTCGGCAACGGCCTTCGCGATCGACTCTTCGTCATTCGGCAGGCTCGCGATCAGCAACGCTCTTGAAACCCTTTGTCCGTCGAGTTCGTCGACCCAGATCCGGGCGAGTTCGGCAGGGTCTTCCGGCGGCATTCGAAAGCCCGTCAGCTCGCCGATCTTCCCAACCGGATCGGTCTCGCGCGCAAGCGTCGCCGACTGCCGCGCGAGCATTGCAAAAAAGTTATGCGAAATAAAATGCGCGTGCGCGTCAAAGATTTCTATTTCGCCGAAAGGCGTCTGCTTTTTCATTGCTTTGTTACCAACACTTGCCCGCGTTACAGGACCAAATTGAACAAATAGCCAGAGATGATGATGCAGATCGTGACGGTACCGAAAAAGATCGCGATCAGTCTGGCGGTCATAACCTTCTTGAGCAACAACGCTTCGGGAATCGAAAGCCCGACGACGGCCATCATAAACGCCAGCGACGTGCCGATCGGAATTCCTTTGCTGACGAACACTTCGATGATCGGAACGATGCCCGTCGCGTTCGCGTACATCGGGACGCCCAATCCAACTGCCAACGGCACCGCGTACCACCTGTCACGGCCGATATAGTTCTCAAAGAAGCCGGCCGGAACATAACCGTGCAACGCCGCGCCGATTGCGATCCCTATAACCACATACGGAAACACGCTTTTGACGATGCCGAAAGCCTCGTTCGCGATCGACGGAAGACGCTTGAAGAACGTTTTCCGCTCTGATTCGTAGGCTTCGCTCTCGACTTTTGAATTCTCCCAGATCTTCTTGACCCAGTCGGTCAACAGGTACTCCAGTTTCAACGCGTTCAGAAGCGCGCCGCTGACGATCCCGAGAGCAATGCCGGTCGCGACGTAGATGGCGGTTGTTTTCAGACCAAACGAGCCGAGCAGAACGGCGACCGCAACCTCGTTGACAAGCGGCGACGTCACGAGAAACGCGAAGGTCACGCCGAGCGGAATTCCGCCTTTGACGAAGCCGATGAACAACGGCACCGACGAACAGGAACAGAAAGGAGTCGCGGCACCGAACGTTGATGCCAGCAGGTACTCGAGTCCGTAGAGTTTGTTCCGCGAAAGAAACGAACGGAGCCGCTCCACCGGGAAATACGCGTTGACGATTCCCATCAGGAACGTGATCACGAAGAGCAGGATCAGGATCTTTATCGAATCGTATATGAAGAAATTGAGCGCATCGCCGAGATGCGTTCCCTTTTCGATCCCCGCCACCCCGTAGATCAGCCAATCGGCTAGATTCTGCAACCAGTCAAACATCTTTTCAGACGAACATTGCCCTGATTTCCTCTCTTGTCGGGACCTTGCCGCGGATCATCACCTTTTCGTCTAGGACGACCGCCGGCGTCGACATTACGTCGTAAGCCATTATTTTTTCGATATCTTCCACCTTTACGATATCCGCGGTAACTCCGATATCGGCGAGCGTCTCCCGAATCACGGCTTCCGTTTGTTTGCATTTCGCACATCCCGTGCCGAGTATCTTGATCGTGGTCATTGTCTTCACCCCCTATCCAGTTTACATCCGGCCGCACGCTCCATTCCAGCAAACCTGCCGAAAGCCGGCGTCTGCTGCCAAGAGTTCGCGGAGACGATCCGGATCGACGGAAAACCGAACCCAAACTGATCGGAGGGGAAACGTCGTCCCGGCCCAAAACCAGTGCCGAAAGAAATCCGGATTCGGGGAAGAAGGCAAGCATCCCGTCGACTGCCAACGCCGAGCGCGAAATACACGACGAACAGTTTCTTAAACCCAAATTACGTGATAGAGAATTTCTTTCCCCCGAAACACGCCAAAAACGGGAAAAGTGCCATTTTTGATCTTGTTTTCGCGTATTTCGCGGGAAATTGCTTTTAATGAGCAATCTGGGTTAAACATGCGCGTCAACTACTCGTATCGCTCGTCACCCGTCCGCAAAAACATCCCTTCCATAACAACGAGCAGCAGTCGAAAGCGGCGGAAGGATTCAATGGAACATCACCGCCGGCGCAAACTGGATCCTCGAAGTAACGGAGAGTTTCAGGCATCACCTCGCGACGGTCGTATCCGCCTGTTTGTTCCATTGAAAAAATGAACCGTCGTACATTTTGACCCTGTAACCGAGGTATCGGAGCGTGAAATACGTATGCGAAGCCTGTCCGCCGGTACGGCAATAAACGACATTCGTCTTGTTCCTGGCAACGCCCGCGGCGGCGTATATCCGCCGAAGTTCCGCATCCGGTTTCATAATCGGATTCTCGCGCG
Coding sequences:
- a CDS encoding permease, producing the protein MFDWLQNLADWLIYGVAGIEKGTHLGDALNFFIYDSIKILILLFVITFLMGIVNAYFPVERLRSFLSRNKLYGLEYLLASTFGAATPFCSCSSVPLFIGFVKGGIPLGVTFAFLVTSPLVNEVAVAVLLGSFGLKTTAIYVATGIALGIVSGALLNALKLEYLLTDWVKKIWENSKVESEAYESERKTFFKRLPSIANEAFGIVKSVFPYVVIGIAIGAALHGYVPAGFFENYIGRDRWYAVPLAVGLGVPMYANATGIVPIIEVFVSKGIPIGTSLAFMMAVVGLSIPEALLLKKVMTARLIAIFFGTVTICIIISGYLFNLVL
- a CDS encoding amidohydrolase; the protein is MKKQTPFGEIEIFDAHAHFISHNFFAMLARQSATLARETDPVGKIGELTGFRMPPEDPAELARIWVDELDGQRVSRALLIASLPNDEESIAKAVAEFPERVSGGFFFNPLQENAVERAGRAFDELRLKVICLFPAMHGFSVADDPNVRAIAELAGNRPGTAIFVHCGALSVGIRKKIGLKSVFDLRLSSPLEVHKLASEFPTVSFIIPHFGAGLWRETLMAADLCPNIYIDSSSSNKWMNYEAPDLELAKVFEKTLKVVGPERLLFGTDSSFFPRGWIVEVFDVQSRVLAEIGIGKADAEAIFGGNLRRILNI
- a CDS encoding TlpA family protein disulfide reductase; protein product: MIHRDDAVENKKPKLRRRNLIEWAITLSISVAILYFLAPPSWWQFGPWKPEDRKPTPDFALRKMNGEAWNFADQRGKVLVVNYWATWCGPCRFETPGLVSAATELTPRGVVFVGVSVDEDPRPIAPFVEKYKITYEILRPGRDPNTDAEMVLPTTFLYDKKGSLAKKYTGIVLESTLRSDVEKLLNE
- a CDS encoding TM0996/MTH895 family glutaredoxin-like protein, with amino-acid sequence MTTIKILGTGCAKCKQTEAVIRETLADIGVTADIVKVEDIEKIMAYDVMSTPAVVLDEKVMIRGKVPTREEIRAMFV
- a CDS encoding TolC family protein; amino-acid sequence: MPAQRKSHNLLTTLLLFVLAVLPGAAQQVFPPALSVENAAEKALGQDPRTRIADAAIKSNEAALAEAKTGKQPIVQFTQSIIRSNNPVFVFGSRLEQGRFRSSNFALDALNDPDGLFNFRTAISVQKPLFDQRQTRSRVSQAELEKRRSEFQGESIRQQLRFDVVRNYFAAVLAKEMLMVNDEALRSAEANVKKAKDMVEVGMTTDADFLAAEVEAANVNQQKLEAESNVVTTAAALNIALGAPPEFEFEYTTSIVERYFPIDSREELLRAAFENRADYKRAEIALEVARARSRGVRDQKLPSVNAFGNLGYSSPYLANGSTDYTVGVNLTYTLFDPGRKARIEQTVTAETIAAAELDALANQIRLEVIRAEQNFKTARARIQVSVKTIEQATEALRIVQDRYKFGLTTFNEVLRAESALVRAKHNLLASRYEYYVSYASVLLATGRLTNASAF
- a CDS encoding DUF2892 domain-containing protein, translating into MTVNNMLHLIAGAFVVLSVVLGIYVSPYFFYFTIFVGLNLMQSAFSGWCPMITILRKAGFREN